The proteins below are encoded in one region of Winogradskyella helgolandensis:
- a CDS encoding M14 family metallopeptidase — protein sequence MNLQFLNHQFSEVKTPELYGRYITNSDIEKCLENLSKPQVSTIGYSVEKRPIYSLKFGSGPIKILLWSQMHGNESTSTKALFDCFNLFETEQGFSKKILEQCTLMVIPILNPDGAERYTRVNANKVDLNRDAQDLSQPESKVLRQIYIDFKPDYCFNLHGQRTIFSAGETDNVATLSFLSPAQDRERQLTANRKAAMVIIARINELLQVEIPNSIGRYDDGFNLNCVGDTFQNFGVPTLLYEAGHYKNDYDREVVRRLMFVAILKGLDAIINGVNIDAYKAYFDIPENAKCFYDIIIRNAKSENENGLVDIAIQYKEVLKDGKLEFIPIIEEISILNTKFGHKEIEANQFLVKTITNSGLIIGSEIDFVMINNERISLKP from the coding sequence ATGAATTTACAATTTTTAAATCACCAATTTTCTGAGGTTAAAACACCAGAACTTTATGGTCGATATATTACTAATTCTGATATAGAAAAATGTTTAGAAAATTTATCAAAACCTCAAGTTTCTACTATTGGATATTCTGTTGAAAAGCGGCCAATATATAGTTTGAAATTTGGTAGTGGACCTATTAAGATTTTATTGTGGTCTCAAATGCACGGCAATGAATCAACTTCAACAAAAGCACTTTTTGATTGTTTTAATCTTTTTGAAACTGAACAAGGTTTTTCAAAAAAGATTTTAGAACAATGTACTTTAATGGTTATTCCTATTTTAAATCCTGACGGAGCTGAACGATATACACGAGTCAATGCAAATAAAGTTGATTTAAATAGAGATGCTCAAGATTTGTCTCAGCCAGAAAGTAAAGTGTTACGTCAAATATATATAGACTTTAAGCCCGATTATTGTTTTAACTTACATGGGCAACGAACTATTTTTAGTGCTGGTGAAACCGATAACGTTGCTACACTGTCATTTTTATCGCCAGCACAAGACCGAGAGCGGCAGTTAACAGCTAATAGAAAAGCAGCTATGGTGATTATTGCGAGAATTAATGAATTGTTACAAGTTGAGATCCCAAATAGTATAGGACGTTACGATGATGGTTTTAATTTGAATTGTGTTGGAGATACGTTTCAGAATTTTGGAGTGCCAACGCTATTGTATGAGGCAGGACATTATAAAAATGATTACGATAGAGAAGTAGTGAGACGTTTAATGTTTGTTGCTATTTTAAAAGGACTCGATGCTATTATAAATGGAGTTAATATTGATGCGTATAAAGCTTATTTTGATATTCCAGAAAATGCAAAATGCTTCTATGATATTATTATAAGAAATGCAAAGAGTGAAAATGAGAACGGTCTTGTTGATATAGCAATTCAATATAAAGAGGTATTAAAAGACGGAAAATTAGAATTTATTCCAATAATTGAAGAAATCTCGATATTAAACACCAAGTTTGGTCATAAAGAAATAGAAGCCAATCAGTTTTTGGTTAAAACAATAACGAATTCTGGTCTCATTATAGGTTCCGAAATCGATTTCGTAATGATAAATAATGAAAGAATCTCATTAAAACCGTAA
- a CDS encoding Lrp/AsnC family transcriptional regulator: MAKFKLDEVDHQILDMLIDNTRIPFTDIAKKLLISAGTVHVRVKKMEEAGIIMGSSLTLDYQKLDYSFIAYVGVFLQNTSQTKFVLERISDIPYVTVAHITTGKFNIFCKIRAKDTMHAKDIIFMLDDIDGVYRTETMISLEESLNDKKRLMHTIFNEL, from the coding sequence ATGGCAAAGTTTAAATTAGATGAAGTAGATCACCAGATTCTCGATATGTTGATCGATAATACGCGTATTCCTTTTACAGATATAGCAAAGAAATTATTGATTTCTGCAGGTACTGTTCATGTACGCGTAAAGAAAATGGAGGAAGCAGGAATTATAATGGGTTCCTCATTAACATTAGATTACCAAAAGCTGGATTATTCATTCATTGCTTATGTTGGTGTTTTTCTACAAAATACATCGCAAACGAAATTTGTTTTAGAGCGAATTTCAGATATACCTTATGTAACGGTAGCACATATTACAACAGGAAAATTTAATATTTTCTGTAAAATTAGAGCTAAGGATACGATGCATGCAAAGGATATTATCTTTATGTTAGATGATATTGATGGTGTTTATAGAACGGAAACAATGATTTCTTTAGAAGAGAGTCTTAACGATAAAAAACGTTTGATGCATACCATTTTTAATGAGTTGTAG
- a CDS encoding DinB family protein yields the protein MKTSEYNSYYKPYIDALNKDIGIVDGLKQNLDDLVSFYSNIPQEKHNYAYAEGKWTIKDVLLHTIDTERVFAYRALRIARQDKTPLAGFEQNDYVDYAFAANRSIESLLEEYRAVRQATITLFSSFDTDVLPLVGEASGFPISVRAIGYIIMGHENHHVKIIKERYL from the coding sequence ATGAAGACCTCAGAGTACAATTCTTATTATAAACCTTATATTGATGCTCTCAATAAAGATATAGGTATTGTGGACGGATTGAAACAAAATTTAGATGATTTGGTTTCTTTTTATTCAAATATTCCACAGGAAAAGCATAATTATGCTTACGCAGAAGGAAAGTGGACTATAAAGGATGTATTACTACATACTATAGATACTGAACGTGTTTTTGCTTATCGCGCATTAAGAATAGCTAGGCAGGATAAAACACCTTTAGCAGGTTTTGAGCAAAACGATTATGTTGACTATGCATTTGCAGCAAATCGATCTATAGAAAGTTTATTAGAAGAATATAGAGCGGTGCGACAAGCAACAATTACATTATTTAGTTCATTCGACACAGATGTATTACCTCTTGTAGGTGAAGCTTCTGGGTTTCCTATTTCAGTTAGAGCAATAGGTTATATAATTATGGGACATGAAAATCATCACGTAAAAATTATAAAAGAGCGTTATCTCTAA
- the aroB gene encoding 3-dehydroquinate synthase produces the protein MESISTKNAVVHFNSEVYTNLNNYIKTVNPSKIFILVDTNTHDYCLAKFLERIESGEITVEVMEMPNGEEHKSIDICTGVWEALSEYNADRKSLLINLGGGVVTDLGGFVASTYMRGITYINIPTSLLAMVDASVGGKTGVDLGSLKNQVGVINEGEMVGVDTSFLDTLPQNEMVSGFAEMLKHGLIFDETYWNTLTHLENLNLSDLDRLIYDSIVIKNTVVTSDPTEQGLRKILNFGHTLGHAIESYFMENADKNPLLHGEAIAIGMILETYLSTKVCALSNEDLEIITNGILKTFSKVEITKADQQHIIELLKYDKKNSHGVVKFVLLEAIGKPKLDCVISNDLILEAFDYYAN, from the coding sequence ATGGAATCTATTTCGACAAAAAACGCCGTAGTACACTTTAATTCTGAGGTTTACACCAACCTAAATAACTATATAAAAACAGTCAACCCTTCTAAGATATTTATTCTTGTTGATACAAACACACACGATTATTGTTTAGCTAAGTTCTTAGAGCGCATTGAATCTGGAGAAATAACTGTTGAAGTTATGGAAATGCCAAATGGAGAAGAACACAAATCCATTGATATTTGTACTGGTGTTTGGGAAGCTCTATCAGAATACAATGCTGATCGAAAAAGTTTGTTAATCAATTTAGGAGGTGGAGTCGTTACGGATTTAGGAGGATTTGTGGCGAGTACTTATATGCGCGGCATAACTTACATCAATATTCCAACGTCATTATTAGCTATGGTTGATGCCTCTGTTGGTGGAAAAACCGGTGTTGACTTAGGATCTCTAAAAAATCAAGTTGGCGTTATTAATGAAGGTGAAATGGTTGGCGTAGATACATCTTTCCTAGATACACTTCCGCAAAACGAAATGGTTTCTGGTTTTGCTGAAATGCTAAAACATGGTTTAATTTTTGACGAAACCTATTGGAATACCTTAACCCATCTCGAAAATTTAAATCTTTCTGACTTAGATCGACTTATTTACGACTCAATTGTTATTAAAAACACTGTTGTAACATCTGATCCAACCGAACAAGGCTTAAGGAAAATTTTAAATTTTGGACATACATTAGGTCATGCCATAGAAAGTTATTTCATGGAAAATGCTGACAAAAATCCTTTGCTTCATGGTGAAGCTATCGCCATAGGCATGATTTTAGAAACCTATTTATCCACTAAAGTTTGCGCATTAAGTAATGAGGACTTGGAAATAATCACAAACGGTATTTTAAAAACATTCTCCAAGGTTGAAATCACTAAAGCTGATCAACAACATATCATCGAATTATTAAAATATGACAAGAAGAACAGTCATGGTGTTGTGAAATTCGTACTTCTCGAAGCTATTGGAAAACCAAAACTAGATTGCGTAATTAGTAATGACTTAATTTTAGAAGCCTTTGATTATTATGCTAATTAG
- a CDS encoding proline dehydrogenase family protein — MINRSLFEDTGTAFTLKSDSELERAYFLFKMISSEPLVRIGTVATNFALKAHLPVEKLIRATVFDHFCGGVNEEDCLPVIDKLYTEGVSSVLDYSVEGKAEENQFDNALEKILKIIRFCDDREAMPIVVFKPSGFGRFKLYQKKTEGVELSAEEEAEWGRIVNRFDTVCKLAKEKDVEVLIDGEESWMQDAADDLVEEMMLRYNKDVTIVYNTLQLYRWDRLDYLKALLQRAKYNGFKIGMKIVRGAYMEKERERALEKGYDSPICENKKATDDNFNETLNYILNNLEGVSVFIGTHNEASCFLAMELMETLNISKEDNNVWFGQLYGMSDHISFNLAAQGYNVAKYIPFGPVKDVMPYLIRRAEENTSVAGQTSRELTLLKAEKRRRKL, encoded by the coding sequence ATGATAAATAGATCACTCTTTGAGGACACAGGTACGGCGTTTACTTTAAAATCTGATTCAGAATTAGAACGAGCGTATTTTTTATTCAAAATGATTTCCTCTGAGCCTTTGGTTCGGATTGGTACGGTAGCAACCAATTTTGCACTAAAAGCACATTTGCCAGTAGAAAAGTTGATAAGAGCAACAGTCTTTGATCATTTCTGTGGTGGTGTGAATGAAGAAGATTGTTTACCGGTTATAGATAAATTATATACAGAAGGAGTGAGTTCCGTTTTGGATTATTCGGTTGAAGGTAAAGCCGAAGAAAATCAATTTGATAATGCGTTAGAGAAAATATTAAAAATCATTCGTTTTTGTGATGATAGAGAGGCAATGCCAATTGTGGTTTTTAAGCCCTCTGGTTTTGGACGTTTTAAATTATACCAAAAGAAGACAGAAGGAGTAGAGTTGTCTGCTGAAGAAGAAGCAGAATGGGGAAGAATAGTAAACCGTTTTGATACCGTTTGTAAACTCGCAAAAGAAAAAGATGTCGAAGTTTTAATTGATGGTGAAGAAAGTTGGATGCAGGATGCTGCAGATGATTTAGTAGAAGAAATGATGCTTCGCTATAATAAAGATGTTACTATAGTTTATAACACCTTGCAATTGTATCGTTGGGATCGTTTAGACTATTTAAAAGCGTTACTCCAACGTGCCAAATACAATGGATTTAAAATTGGTATGAAGATTGTTCGTGGTGCTTATATGGAAAAAGAACGCGAACGTGCTTTAGAAAAAGGATATGACTCTCCAATCTGTGAAAATAAAAAAGCTACTGACGATAATTTTAATGAAACACTGAATTATATACTTAACAATTTAGAGGGTGTCTCAGTTTTTATAGGGACACATAATGAAGCAAGCTGTTTTTTGGCTATGGAACTTATGGAAACTCTTAATATATCTAAGGAAGATAATAACGTTTGGTTTGGACAATTATATGGTATGAGTGATCATATTAGCTTTAATTTGGCTGCTCAAGGTTATAATGTAGCGAAGTACATTCCGTTTGGTCCAGTAAAGGATGTGATGCCGTATTTAATTAGAAGGGCAGAGGAGAATACATCTGTTGCAGGTCAGACTAGTCGTGAGTTAACTTTGTTGAAGGCGGAGAAGCGGAGACGTAAGTTGTAA
- a CDS encoding polysaccharide deacetylase family protein, giving the protein MKTLMLHSIGCEKENWYRKWLSISIIHFENFCKYLVDNNYETVFLDSWEKDSNSKKKIVLTFDDGYLDNWVYAFPILKKYGLKGTIFVNPEFIPDGTEIRPNLEDVWNNKIKKSKLQPLGFLNWVELNAMQSSGVIDIQSHSMSHNFYSYSNKITDIYTGQPKYNWLPWLSQPKRKPYYINEDQSKFAEHGTPIFEYDRALKVRKYIPNEKFIEYSINEYSKAGGVTNKKDFIKKLNKKLNEIPGQFESDEDMRDRYTYELLESKRIIQQKLNKPVDFICWPGGGFNQLSIDIAKEAGYKAMTASTKKVKFLNTVGIQNISRNAMTSFIQTPKRDHFIKNPQFLVNLFKYHDGNSISKYKYRFRKLILIILDKFH; this is encoded by the coding sequence ATGAAAACCTTAATGCTACACAGTATTGGTTGTGAAAAAGAAAATTGGTATAGAAAATGGCTTTCTATTTCTATTATTCATTTTGAGAATTTCTGCAAGTATTTAGTTGATAATAACTATGAAACTGTATTTCTTGACTCTTGGGAAAAAGACTCAAATTCTAAAAAGAAAATAGTACTTACTTTTGATGATGGTTATCTAGATAATTGGGTATATGCTTTTCCAATACTTAAAAAATATGGTTTGAAAGGCACCATCTTTGTTAACCCAGAATTTATTCCTGATGGTACTGAAATTAGACCAAATCTAGAAGATGTTTGGAATAATAAAATTAAAAAATCCAAACTTCAACCACTTGGATTTCTAAATTGGGTAGAATTGAATGCTATGCAAAGCTCCGGTGTGATTGATATCCAATCTCACAGCATGAGTCATAACTTTTATTCTTATTCAAATAAAATAACAGATATTTATACTGGTCAACCGAAATACAATTGGTTACCATGGTTATCACAACCAAAAAGAAAACCGTATTATATCAATGAAGACCAATCAAAATTTGCTGAACATGGCACTCCCATTTTTGAATATGATAGGGCTTTAAAAGTTCGAAAGTATATCCCCAATGAAAAATTTATCGAATATTCCATTAATGAATATTCAAAAGCAGGAGGTGTAACTAACAAGAAAGACTTTATTAAAAAATTAAACAAAAAGCTCAACGAGATTCCTGGACAATTTGAATCAGATGAAGACATGAGAGATCGCTATACCTATGAGTTATTGGAAAGCAAAAGAATTATTCAACAAAAACTCAATAAACCCGTAGATTTTATTTGCTGGCCGGGTGGTGGTTTTAATCAATTGAGTATTGATATCGCTAAAGAAGCTGGTTATAAAGCTATGACTGCTTCAACAAAAAAAGTGAAATTTTTAAATACAGTTGGTATACAGAATATCAGTAGAAATGCAATGACTTCTTTTATACAGACCCCAAAGCGAGATCATTTCATCAAAAACCCTCAATTCTTAGTGAATCTATTTAAATACCATGATGGAAATAGTATTAGCAAATACAAATATCGATTCCGAAAACTAATTCTTATAATTCTAGATAAATTCCATTAA
- a CDS encoding GumC family protein has protein sequence MESKNIISTKAIKKTLSLYLSRWKLISFFVIIALALAFLHLRYSTNQYEASATIRIKDDKESQKLPSLAELSGSSLLSGKSNAIKDEIAVMTSRTLISNIVKALKLNITYYKQGKIKEQEIYENPPIKINFFAHDSIIHKIDTTLFIKIKSPSEFLMFKDDGKSLINRDDALGKSFLFGDRIKTGFGDIVIVPNSGKYSPKTGSNLRVSINRISSTISRYSKKLSISTGDESSVVKLGLEDNIPKRAINFLNHLIKEYNNDVIMDKEEVVQVTSDFINNRLELVFKELEEVDFTAEQLQKRNNLTALGAQADIYLQSERQNESQINSTTNNIQLIDYLQQEIQEKNKNSDLLPSIGISDGNVGQVTQTHNELVAERDKLLKNSSESNPVVINLNNQINSLKENLSSSLESMKKSSEITLNSLNQEEARIRGQLYSAPTKQKQLRGIERQQSIKESLYLYLLEKREESAITLGMFTSNAKVIDNAYSSYTPVSPNKMITYLAALILGLMIPIGIIYMKDLLDTKIYDKDDLLEVLNIPYIGDIPLTSKKTKLVSKVDYSPKAEAFRIIRSNIDFLLKNNSSNTKKIFITSTRAQEGKSHTSTNLASSISFSEKTVLLIEMDIRVPKIMKYLNEKPTTEVGLSDYIANKSIKPNEIINKLKSNAYLDVISSGTIPPNPSELLMSDRVKDLFDYFEDKYDYIIVDTSAVGLVSDTMLISKFADIFIYVVSANNVDKRQLSAVAKPLYKDNRLPNMNLLLNGTNFDKKGYGYGYGYGNNPQRKKKWYSFFSKSK, from the coding sequence ATGGAATCTAAAAACATAATATCTACTAAAGCCATAAAAAAAACGCTAAGTCTATACCTTTCTAGATGGAAGTTAATTTCATTTTTTGTAATTATAGCATTAGCACTAGCTTTCCTTCACTTGAGATATTCAACTAATCAATATGAGGCTTCTGCTACGATTAGAATAAAAGACGATAAAGAATCTCAAAAACTACCTAGTTTAGCTGAACTTAGTGGAAGTAGTCTTTTATCTGGTAAATCGAATGCAATAAAAGATGAGATTGCAGTTATGACATCGAGAACTTTAATTTCTAATATTGTCAAGGCTTTAAAACTCAATATTACGTATTATAAACAAGGTAAAATAAAGGAACAAGAGATCTATGAAAATCCCCCAATAAAAATAAATTTTTTTGCCCATGATTCTATTATCCATAAAATAGACACTACACTTTTTATTAAGATAAAATCCCCATCAGAGTTTTTAATGTTTAAAGATGATGGAAAATCACTTATAAACCGTGATGACGCTTTAGGTAAATCTTTCTTATTCGGTGACCGAATAAAAACAGGATTTGGAGATATTGTCATTGTTCCTAATAGTGGAAAATACAGTCCGAAAACAGGGAGTAACTTAAGAGTATCAATCAATCGCATTTCTTCAACAATAAGTCGGTATAGTAAAAAACTTTCTATATCAACAGGAGACGAATCTAGTGTTGTAAAATTAGGCCTTGAGGATAACATACCAAAAAGAGCAATAAATTTTTTAAACCATCTAATAAAAGAATACAACAACGATGTTATTATGGATAAAGAAGAGGTCGTTCAAGTAACTTCTGACTTCATAAATAATCGGCTAGAATTAGTATTTAAAGAATTGGAAGAAGTTGACTTTACCGCTGAACAACTTCAAAAACGAAATAATTTAACAGCCCTTGGTGCTCAAGCGGATATTTACTTACAAAGCGAAAGGCAAAATGAATCGCAAATAAATAGCACGACTAATAATATTCAATTAATTGACTACTTACAGCAAGAAATCCAAGAAAAGAATAAAAATTCTGACCTCCTACCTTCTATAGGGATTTCTGACGGAAACGTAGGTCAAGTCACTCAAACTCACAATGAATTAGTTGCGGAGCGCGATAAACTTTTGAAAAATTCTTCTGAAAGTAATCCAGTGGTAATTAATTTAAACAATCAAATCAATTCTTTAAAGGAAAACTTATCGAGTTCACTTGAAAGCATGAAAAAATCAAGTGAAATTACCCTTAACAGTCTTAATCAAGAAGAAGCAAGAATTAGAGGACAACTGTATTCTGCTCCAACTAAGCAAAAACAACTTAGAGGTATAGAACGCCAACAAAGCATTAAAGAATCACTTTACTTATATTTATTAGAAAAACGGGAAGAGTCAGCTATTACACTTGGAATGTTCACATCCAATGCTAAAGTTATTGACAATGCCTATTCGTCATATACGCCTGTATCACCTAATAAAATGATAACATATTTAGCTGCTCTAATCTTAGGTTTGATGATTCCTATTGGCATTATCTACATGAAGGACTTATTAGATACAAAAATTTATGATAAAGACGACCTTTTAGAGGTTCTTAATATCCCGTATATCGGTGATATTCCGTTAACAAGCAAAAAGACCAAGCTAGTTTCTAAAGTTGATTATTCACCGAAAGCTGAAGCTTTTAGAATTATCAGATCTAACATAGATTTTTTATTAAAAAACAATAGCTCTAATACTAAAAAAATATTTATTACATCCACAAGAGCTCAAGAAGGCAAATCACACACTAGCACTAACTTAGCGTCATCTATTTCATTTTCAGAAAAAACAGTGTTACTAATTGAAATGGATATTAGAGTTCCTAAGATTATGAAATATCTTAACGAGAAACCGACTACTGAAGTTGGCTTATCAGATTATATTGCGAATAAATCAATAAAACCAAATGAAATTATAAATAAATTAAAGAGCAATGCGTATTTAGATGTTATTTCCTCTGGAACAATACCTCCTAACCCTTCTGAATTATTGATGAGTGATAGAGTTAAAGATTTATTTGATTATTTTGAAGATAAATATGATTATATTATCGTAGATACTTCAGCTGTAGGCTTGGTAAGCGATACAATGTTAATCTCAAAATTTGCAGACATATTTATTTATGTTGTTAGTGCAAATAATGTTGACAAAAGACAATTATCTGCAGTAGCTAAACCGCTTTATAAAGATAACAGGTTGCCAAATATGAATCTGCTTTTAAACGGAACTAATTTTGATAAAAAAGGCTATGGTTATGGCTATGGTTATGGCAATAATCCTCAAAGGAAGAAAAAATGGTATAGCTTTTTTTCAAAATCAAAGTAA
- a CDS encoding polysaccharide biosynthesis/export family protein: MKTRILIISILAIITATSCGSRKDFIYFQDEALSEGQLSSEPTELRYKPDDILTINVTALDPATVSPFNLPVVSHNTTNLTSAQGSLTQQTYLIDYNGNIQFPVFGTLKVEGLTRSELTNLLVERISTMATDPIVNVRLANFTITVIGEVSRPGTFTMQDERVTILEALGYASDLTIFGKRKNVKLIREIDGKKKFANIDLTSINSVNSPLYYLQQNDVIYVEPNNAKIRSSTYNQNNSVLISAIGTLTTVIAVFLIK, from the coding sequence ATGAAAACACGTATTCTTATAATTTCCATATTAGCGATAATTACAGCAACATCTTGTGGATCTCGAAAAGATTTCATCTACTTTCAAGACGAGGCACTTTCAGAAGGACAGCTTTCCTCTGAACCTACTGAACTAAGATACAAGCCAGACGATATTTTAACAATTAACGTAACAGCTTTAGACCCAGCTACTGTTAGTCCGTTTAATTTACCAGTGGTTTCTCACAACACTACAAATTTAACAAGTGCCCAAGGCAGCTTAACCCAACAAACCTATTTGATTGATTACAATGGTAATATTCAGTTTCCCGTCTTTGGAACTCTAAAAGTTGAAGGCCTAACCCGATCTGAATTAACCAATCTTTTAGTTGAGCGTATTAGCACAATGGCAACAGATCCAATTGTCAATGTTAGGTTAGCAAATTTTACGATTACCGTTATCGGAGAAGTTTCTAGGCCAGGAACTTTTACGATGCAAGATGAAAGAGTGACTATTTTAGAAGCGCTTGGTTATGCTAGTGATTTAACAATATTTGGAAAACGAAAAAACGTAAAATTGATAAGAGAAATCGACGGGAAAAAAAAGTTTGCAAATATTGACTTAACATCAATTAATTCAGTTAATTCACCCTTATATTACTTACAACAAAACGATGTCATATATGTAGAACCAAATAACGCCAAAATACGCTCTTCAACATATAACCAAAATAATAGTGTCTTAATTTCTGCCATAGGCACTTTAACAACGGTTATAGCTGTATTCCTAATAAAATAA